In Stenotrophomonas sp. 169, one DNA window encodes the following:
- a CDS encoding nucleoside-diphosphate sugar epimerase/dehydratase, which produces MSARWNRILALLPRAAIVVHDLFMVWACWQLLHAGRYSILPDAPALPLWNVDTSLVLGIQALVFWRVGLYRGLWRFASVADLINIFKASFIGLIAIVLTLAWKRFDGVPLSVLVIYPFALSALLGAPRLLYRAWKDYQSVQSDSTGRRVLILGAGQAAEALVRDLRRSGEYDPVGLLDDAPHLQGAKLQGLPILGTLDDAPAVARETVARLIVIAIPSLDAVGMQRVVGLCESTGVPFRTVPKLSDILQGQSLPGQLKEVAIEDLLGRKPIQPDWTLIRGWLGGRTVLVTGAGGSIGSELCRQCARHGAGRIVLLEMSELLLLTIEAELRRSFPDIEVEAVLGDCGDPAVIRHALSLHRVEATFHAAAYKQVPVLERQLREAVRNNILATENVARACMEAKVEHFVFISTDKAVDPVNSLGASKRYAEMICQSLDQKSTHTRFVTVRFGNVLASAGSVVPLFRDQIMKGGPVTVTDPEVTRYFMTIPEACQLILQAAASASHGAIYTLDMGEPVPIRVLAEQMIRLTGKQPYKDIAIIYTGLRPGEKLHETLFYSDEEYRPTSHPKVLEAGVRTFSRDLVLANVPKLRDAISTYDIEAIQEILFATMPEFDPLQQDAYIPSANVVPFPVREANR; this is translated from the coding sequence ATGTCAGCTAGGTGGAACAGAATTCTCGCGCTGCTGCCGCGCGCCGCCATCGTCGTCCATGATCTTTTCATGGTCTGGGCCTGCTGGCAGCTGCTGCACGCGGGCCGGTACTCGATCCTCCCCGATGCGCCGGCGCTGCCTCTCTGGAATGTAGACACCTCGCTGGTGCTGGGCATCCAGGCATTGGTGTTCTGGCGTGTCGGCCTGTATCGCGGCCTGTGGCGTTTTGCCAGCGTGGCCGACCTGATCAACATCTTCAAGGCCAGCTTCATCGGCCTGATCGCCATCGTCTTGACGTTGGCGTGGAAGCGCTTCGACGGCGTGCCGCTGTCGGTGCTGGTCATCTATCCCTTTGCGCTGTCCGCGCTGCTCGGTGCCCCGCGCCTGCTGTATCGCGCCTGGAAGGATTACCAGTCCGTACAGTCCGACTCCACCGGTCGCCGTGTGCTGATCCTGGGCGCAGGCCAGGCCGCCGAGGCGCTGGTGCGCGACCTGCGCCGTTCCGGTGAGTACGATCCGGTCGGCCTGCTGGACGATGCCCCGCACCTGCAGGGCGCCAAGCTGCAGGGACTGCCGATCCTCGGCACGCTGGACGACGCGCCGGCGGTTGCGCGCGAAACCGTTGCGCGGCTGATCGTCATCGCCATTCCCTCGCTGGATGCGGTGGGCATGCAGCGGGTGGTCGGCCTGTGTGAAAGCACGGGTGTGCCGTTCCGCACGGTGCCCAAATTGAGCGACATCCTGCAGGGCCAGTCGCTGCCGGGTCAGTTGAAGGAAGTGGCGATCGAAGACCTGCTGGGGCGCAAGCCGATCCAGCCGGACTGGACCTTGATCCGCGGTTGGCTGGGCGGGCGGACGGTGCTCGTCACCGGCGCAGGCGGGTCGATCGGTTCGGAACTGTGCCGCCAGTGTGCACGCCATGGGGCAGGGCGCATCGTGCTGCTCGAGATGAGCGAACTGCTGCTGCTGACCATCGAGGCCGAACTGCGCCGCAGCTTCCCCGACATCGAGGTCGAAGCCGTGCTGGGTGACTGCGGTGACCCCGCGGTGATCCGCCATGCGCTGTCGCTGCATCGGGTGGAAGCGACCTTCCATGCGGCCGCCTACAAGCAGGTGCCGGTATTGGAGCGTCAACTGCGCGAAGCGGTCCGCAACAACATCCTGGCCACCGAGAACGTGGCGCGCGCCTGCATGGAAGCAAAGGTGGAGCACTTCGTCTTCATCTCGACCGACAAGGCCGTAGACCCGGTCAACTCGCTGGGTGCCAGCAAGCGCTATGCCGAGATGATCTGCCAGAGCCTGGACCAGAAGTCCACGCATACGCGTTTCGTGACCGTCCGCTTCGGCAACGTGCTGGCCTCCGCCGGCAGCGTGGTGCCGTTGTTCCGCGACCAGATCATGAAGGGCGGTCCGGTGACCGTCACGGATCCGGAGGTCACGCGTTACTTCATGACCATCCCGGAAGCCTGCCAGCTTATCCTGCAGGCGGCCGCGTCCGCCTCGCACGGCGCGATCTACACGCTGGACATGGGCGAACCGGTACCGATCCGCGTGCTCGCCGAGCAGATGATCCGACTGACCGGAAAGCAGCCGTACAAGGACATCGCCATCATCTACACCGGACTGCGTCCCGGTGAGAAGCTGCACGAAACGCTGTTCTACTCTGATGAGGAATACCGGCCCACCTCACACCCCAAGGTGCTGGAGGCGGGCGTGCGTAC
- a CDS encoding glycosyltransferase family 4 protein, with product MNAVVAFEALGMLTLAAAGLTWLARRYALHRQLLDQPGERRSHAVATPRGGGIAIVATVLLGTTAGAMVWPAAVVGLAVFAAGLLLVAGIGWWDDHHPLPAIRRLMVHMLASALLAALVWQATGSIVQAVLLFFVATALINLWNFMDGINGIAASQAVIAALAIAAILPTPAALLAIAVAAGCLGFLPFNFPRARIFMGDVGSGALGYLLAALVGLASVVTDINWLLLLVPLAVFLVDAGFTLSSRMLSGQRWMEPHTQHVYQRAVKAGFSHARVTGVYILLGLIGAVLLYAARSISSLHQAGVAVAWGVLMACLWGVSRVRLRNF from the coding sequence ATGAACGCTGTTGTCGCGTTCGAGGCGCTGGGCATGCTCACCCTCGCGGCGGCCGGCCTGACCTGGTTGGCACGCCGCTATGCGCTGCATCGCCAGCTGCTGGACCAGCCCGGTGAGCGGCGCAGCCATGCGGTGGCGACGCCTCGTGGCGGTGGCATTGCCATCGTGGCCACGGTCCTGCTGGGCACGACCGCCGGCGCGATGGTGTGGCCTGCTGCGGTGGTCGGGCTGGCCGTGTTCGCCGCGGGACTGTTGCTGGTCGCAGGGATCGGCTGGTGGGATGACCATCATCCGTTGCCGGCGATCCGGCGGCTGATGGTGCACATGCTGGCATCGGCGCTGCTGGCTGCGCTGGTGTGGCAGGCAACGGGCAGCATCGTGCAGGCCGTCCTGCTGTTCTTTGTCGCAACTGCCTTGATAAATCTGTGGAACTTCATGGATGGCATCAACGGCATCGCCGCCAGTCAGGCGGTGATTGCCGCCCTGGCCATCGCCGCGATCCTGCCAACCCCTGCAGCGCTGCTCGCCATCGCCGTAGCGGCCGGGTGCCTTGGATTCCTGCCGTTCAACTTTCCGCGCGCCCGCATCTTCATGGGTGATGTCGGCAGCGGGGCCTTGGGCTACCTGCTTGCGGCGCTTGTCGGGTTGGCTAGCGTGGTGACCGACATCAACTGGCTGCTGCTGCTGGTGCCGCTCGCGGTGTTCCTTGTGGACGCAGGCTTCACGCTGTCATCCCGCATGCTCTCCGGGCAACGCTGGATGGAACCACACACGCAGCACGTCTATCAGCGCGCCGTGAAGGCTGGCTTCAGCCACGCACGGGTGACGGGCGTGTATATTCTGCTCGGCCTGATCGGAGCGGTGCTGCTGTATGCAGCGCGTTCGATATCTTCGCTGCATCAGGCTGGCGTGGCGGTCGCCTGGGGGGTGCTGATGGCCTGCCTGTGGGGCGTGTCGCGCGTTCGCCTGCGCAATTTCTGA
- the lapB gene encoding lipopolysaccharide assembly protein LapB, with the protein MEFVSEYFWFFLCVPLAAVAGWVIGRRGGQRHGDNQVSRLSSTYFRGLNYLLNEQPDKAIELFLHIAELDKETFETQVALGHLFRRRGEVDRAIRLHQGLVNRTDLSDPQRVQALLALGEDYMKSGLLDRAETVFSELAQIDQRAPQALKHLIGIYQAERDWEKAIDNALRFEEVTGEPMGKLVGQFECELAERHRGAGNVEQARAAIARAYQADAMSVRAGIIEGRLETDAGNAEAAVRAFERAARNDPEYLPEVLQPLMQNYRKVGDLGGARSFLSEMTEHYRGIAPVLALTRLMEEQEGVAPARAYLGRQLKDRPSVRGESALIDLTLAEGADPTATLHDLKHITDQLLVRNPAYRCTRCGFGARTHHWQCPSCKEWGTVKPLLNYAVL; encoded by the coding sequence ATGGAATTTGTCTCCGAGTACTTCTGGTTTTTCCTGTGTGTCCCGCTGGCGGCGGTTGCCGGCTGGGTCATCGGTCGGCGCGGCGGACAGCGCCACGGCGACAACCAGGTCAGCCGCCTGTCCAGCACCTACTTCCGCGGCCTGAACTATCTGCTCAACGAGCAGCCGGACAAGGCGATCGAACTGTTCCTGCACATCGCCGAGCTGGACAAGGAAACCTTCGAGACCCAGGTCGCGTTGGGCCACCTGTTCCGCCGTCGCGGTGAGGTCGATCGCGCGATCCGCCTGCACCAGGGACTGGTGAACCGCACCGACCTCAGCGATCCCCAGCGCGTACAGGCGCTGCTGGCGCTGGGCGAGGACTACATGAAGTCCGGCCTGCTGGATCGTGCCGAAACCGTGTTCTCCGAACTGGCACAGATCGACCAGCGCGCACCGCAGGCGCTCAAGCACCTGATCGGCATCTACCAGGCCGAGCGGGACTGGGAAAAGGCGATCGACAACGCGTTGCGCTTCGAAGAAGTCACCGGCGAACCCATGGGCAAGCTGGTCGGGCAGTTCGAATGCGAACTGGCCGAGCGCCACCGCGGCGCCGGTAACGTGGAGCAGGCGAGGGCAGCTATCGCGCGGGCCTACCAGGCCGATGCGATGTCCGTACGGGCGGGCATCATCGAAGGCCGTCTGGAAACCGATGCCGGCAACGCCGAAGCCGCCGTCCGCGCTTTCGAGCGCGCCGCGCGCAACGATCCGGAGTACCTGCCGGAAGTGCTGCAGCCGCTGATGCAGAACTACCGCAAGGTCGGTGACCTGGGCGGCGCGCGCAGCTTCCTGTCCGAGATGACGGAACATTACCGTGGCATCGCGCCCGTGCTGGCGCTGACCCGGTTGATGGAAGAGCAGGAAGGCGTCGCCCCCGCGCGTGCCTACCTCGGCCGCCAGTTGAAGGATCGCCCGTCGGTACGCGGCGAGTCAGCGCTCATCGACCTCACCTTGGCCGAGGGCGCCGACCCGACCGCCACCCTGCACGATCTGAAGCACATCACCGACCAGTTGCTGGTGCGCAACCCGGCCTACCGCTGCACGCGCTGCGGTTTTGGCGCACGCACGCACCATTGGCAGTGCCCGAGCTGCAAGGAATGGGGCACGGTCAAGCCACTGCTGAATTACGCGGTGCTGTAA
- a CDS encoding lipopolysaccharide assembly protein LapA domain-containing protein: MKVFRLLVLLAVLVIGLIIGAVNMTEMTINLVFTELHTSVGVAMIAALLVGVVVGAGLVLVSVVVPLYAQLRRANKAALATPGVAVTPPYDGR; the protein is encoded by the coding sequence ATGAAGGTTTTCCGTTTACTGGTCCTGCTGGCAGTGCTGGTCATTGGACTGATCATCGGTGCGGTCAACATGACCGAGATGACGATCAACCTGGTTTTCACTGAATTGCATACCTCGGTTGGCGTGGCGATGATCGCTGCGTTGCTGGTCGGGGTCGTGGTCGGTGCCGGCCTGGTGCTGGTGAGCGTGGTCGTTCCGCTCTATGCCCAGCTGCGCCGTGCCAACAAGGCTGCCCTGGCAACTCCGGGTGTGGCTGTTACTCCTCCTTATGATGGACGCTGA
- a CDS encoding integration host factor subunit beta — protein MTKSELIEILARRQAHLKADDVDLAVKSLLEMMGGSLSAGDRIEIRGFGSFSLHYRPPRLGRNPKTGESVALPGKHVPHFKPGKELRERVSDVVPQEADPA, from the coding sequence ATGACCAAATCCGAACTGATCGAAATCCTTGCGCGCCGGCAGGCGCACCTGAAGGCCGATGATGTCGATCTGGCGGTGAAGTCGTTGTTGGAGATGATGGGCGGCTCGTTGTCGGCCGGTGATCGCATCGAGATCCGCGGTTTCGGCAGTTTTTCCCTGCATTACCGTCCGCCGCGCCTGGGTCGCAATCCCAAGACCGGTGAATCGGTCGCCCTGCCGGGCAAGCATGTCCCGCACTTCAAGCCGGGCAAAGAGCTGCGCGAACGCGTCAGCGATGTGGTGCCACAGGAAGCCGATCCGGCCTGA